In Pseudomonas sp. Leaf58, one DNA window encodes the following:
- a CDS encoding acyltransferase — translation MLMFADVMKGRGRDNNFLIIRLLAATAVVVGHSFALSYLECPSCTDPGLQLGMPVPVHSLGVEVFFMLSGLLIAASGEKNSARDFYLARALRILPGLLVCLLLMAFVLGPIVTSLPLTEYFSERQVYRYVYSPLLVFKDAQFVLPGVSFTPRFYGDSINGSLWTIPLEMRMYVVLGVLVWVARVTRLPMTGLTLAALVVALGLYTLHPAFAGYPYKLVVCFLAGSVFYSYRAVIPYSGWLLLACVGLFWAAKGGRFEVFAFAVLTIYGTLYAAYCSPLRLPAYVQDYSYGIYLYAFPIQQVLAAAMPSAGPYWLMLAAVPASWLAGFVSWELVEKPALAMKKRFFPGDSQQQLA, via the coding sequence ATGTTGATGTTTGCCGACGTCATGAAAGGTCGCGGGCGCGATAACAATTTCCTGATTATCAGGCTGTTGGCGGCCACCGCCGTGGTGGTGGGGCATTCCTTTGCGCTTTCCTACCTAGAGTGCCCGAGTTGCACTGACCCGGGGTTGCAGCTGGGTATGCCGGTGCCCGTCCATAGCCTGGGCGTGGAGGTTTTCTTCATGCTGAGCGGGCTCTTGATCGCTGCCAGTGGTGAAAAAAACAGCGCCCGGGATTTTTACCTGGCCCGTGCATTGCGAATTTTGCCTGGCTTGTTGGTGTGTTTGTTGCTCATGGCTTTTGTGCTCGGGCCTATCGTTACCTCGTTGCCGCTCACTGAGTACTTTTCCGAGCGCCAGGTTTATCGGTACGTCTATAGCCCGCTGTTGGTTTTCAAAGATGCCCAGTTCGTGTTGCCTGGGGTGAGCTTTACCCCACGCTTCTATGGGGATTCGATCAATGGCAGCTTGTGGACCATCCCGTTGGAAATGCGCATGTACGTGGTGCTGGGGGTGTTGGTGTGGGTGGCCAGGGTGACTCGGTTGCCGATGACGGGGTTAACGCTTGCGGCGCTGGTTGTTGCGCTGGGCTTGTATACCCTGCATCCCGCCTTTGCAGGGTACCCGTATAAGCTGGTGGTGTGCTTCCTGGCGGGGTCGGTGTTCTATTCGTACCGGGCAGTGATCCCGTATAGCGGCTGGTTGTTGCTGGCCTGTGTTGGGTTGTTTTGGGCGGCCAAGGGTGGCCGCTTTGAGGTTTTTGCGTTTGCCGTGTTGACGATATACGGCACGCTATACGCGGCTTATTGTTCGCCGTTGAGGCTGCCCGCGTACGTGCAGGACTACTCGTACGGTATCTACCTGTATGCATTCCCGATTCAGCAGGTATTGGCCGCAGCGATGCCCTCGGCAGGGCCTTACTGGTTGATGCTGGCTGCCGTGCCGGCGTCCTGGTTGGCGGGGTTTGTGTCGTGGGAGTTGGTCGAGAAGCCTGCATTGGCCATGAAAAAACGCTTTTTCCCGGGCGATTCCCAGCAACAGTTGGCTTAG
- the ihfB gene encoding integration host factor subunit beta encodes MTKSELIERIVTHQGLLSSKDVELAIKTMLEQMSQCLATGDRIEIRGFGSFSLHYRAPRVGRNPKTGQSVSLEGKFVPHFKPGKELRDRVNEEDEAHT; translated from the coding sequence ATGACGAAGTCGGAGCTGATCGAACGTATTGTCACCCATCAGGGGCTGCTCTCGTCCAAGGACGTGGAGCTGGCCATCAAGACCATGCTTGAGCAGATGTCGCAATGCCTAGCCACCGGTGATCGCATCGAAATCCGCGGTTTTGGCAGCTTCTCGCTGCACTATCGCGCACCGCGCGTCGGCCGTAACCCGAAGACCGGCCAGTCGGTCAGCCTCGAAGGCAAGTTCGTGCCGCACTTCAAACCCGGTAAAGAGTTGCGCGACCGGGTCAATGAAGAAGACGAGGCCCACACCTGA
- a CDS encoding lipopolysaccharide assembly protein LapA domain-containing protein, with the protein MRNLKRALAAVFVLLLAAVVLFFVLENQQAVSLVLFGWAAPEVPVAVLVLAALVIGLAVGPLLGAYGVQRSKRKIRASARQAALSGN; encoded by the coding sequence ATGCGTAACCTCAAGCGCGCCCTGGCGGCGGTGTTCGTGCTGCTGTTGGCGGCTGTGGTGCTGTTCTTTGTGCTGGAGAACCAGCAGGCCGTATCGCTCGTCCTGTTTGGCTGGGCAGCGCCGGAAGTGCCGGTGGCCGTGTTGGTACTGGCAGCCCTGGTCATTGGCCTCGCAGTTGGGCCATTGCTCGGTGCCTATGGCGTGCAGCGCAGCAAGCGCAAGATAAGGGCTTCTGCTCGTCAGGCAGCGTTGAGCGGTAACTAA
- a CDS encoding MBL fold metallo-hydrolase RNA specificity domain-containing protein — protein MEFPVLSHHGGTRGVTGSCHQLHLSPTTSLLVDCGLEQGADASPGSESAPLGFDVQGIQALVITHVHLDHVGRIPALLAAGFRGPIYCSEPSARLLPLVLEDAYKLGISSEPAHVARYLAFLEERIVPLPFEQWHEVVSAPELGCRIRLQRAGHLLGSAYVECDVLIGQADTRYVFSGDLGSAGNPLLRPVQPPERADVLVLESTYGDRLHAKASDRLQRLEAAIDRALADKGTILIPAFSLGRTQELLYELEDILYRKALLGGTAQASGDDPIDWSQLPIILDSPLAQRITGVYRGLHDFWNAEARARLAEGRDPLGFSQLVSVDTHAKHQQVVNYLKSTGRPAIVIAGNGMCSGGRIVNYLKAMLGDTRHEVMFVGYQAKGTPGAVIQASEGAEGFVQIDLDGRMYEVRAKVVTVPGYSGHADQLGLIRFAAGLNHASRRVILVHGEHQVKSQLAAALHRHAAVHGVELQVSIAKEAKG, from the coding sequence ATGGAATTTCCAGTCCTTTCCCATCACGGTGGCACTCGGGGTGTAACCGGCTCTTGCCATCAATTGCACCTGAGCCCGACCACCAGCCTGTTGGTCGACTGTGGCCTGGAGCAGGGCGCCGACGCTTCGCCCGGTTCAGAATCCGCCCCGCTTGGTTTTGATGTGCAGGGCATTCAGGCCTTGGTCATCACCCATGTCCACCTTGACCATGTCGGCCGTATACCGGCATTGCTGGCGGCGGGCTTTCGAGGCCCCATCTACTGCAGTGAGCCCTCCGCCAGGCTGCTTCCGCTGGTGCTGGAGGATGCCTACAAGCTGGGCATCAGCAGTGAGCCTGCGCATGTAGCGCGGTATCTCGCGTTTCTCGAAGAGCGCATCGTCCCGCTGCCGTTCGAGCAATGGCACGAGGTTGTGAGTGCGCCGGAGCTCGGCTGTCGTATTCGCCTGCAGCGCGCAGGGCATCTGCTGGGGTCGGCGTATGTCGAGTGCGATGTGCTGATCGGGCAGGCCGATACCCGCTACGTGTTTTCCGGGGACCTGGGTAGCGCCGGCAACCCTTTGCTGCGCCCAGTGCAGCCACCGGAACGGGCGGATGTGCTGGTGCTGGAAAGCACCTACGGTGACCGCCTGCACGCCAAAGCCAGTGATCGCCTGCAACGGCTGGAAGCCGCCATCGATAGGGCGCTGGCTGACAAGGGCACTATCCTCATCCCGGCATTCAGCCTTGGCCGCACCCAAGAGCTGCTGTATGAGCTCGAAGACATTCTTTACCGCAAGGCATTGCTGGGCGGTACGGCCCAGGCGTCAGGTGATGATCCAATCGATTGGTCGCAGCTGCCCATCATTCTTGACTCGCCATTGGCTCAGCGCATCACGGGTGTCTACAGGGGGCTACATGATTTTTGGAATGCCGAAGCCAGGGCTCGGCTTGCCGAAGGGCGCGACCCGCTGGGGTTCAGTCAGCTTGTCAGCGTGGATACCCATGCCAAGCATCAGCAGGTGGTCAATTACCTGAAGAGCACCGGGCGACCGGCGATTGTGATTGCTGGCAATGGCATGTGCTCGGGTGGTCGGATAGTCAATTACCTCAAGGCCATGCTCGGCGATACGCGGCATGAGGTGATGTTTGTGGGGTATCAGGCTAAAGGTACGCCGGGGGCGGTGATCCAGGCGAGTGAGGGGGCGGAGGGGTTTGTGCAGATTGATTTGGATGGGCGGATGTATGAGGTGAGAGCGAAGGTTGTAACAGTGCCCGGATATTCTGGGCATGCAGATCAGCTAGGGCTGATCAGATTTGCAGCGGGATTGAACCACGCGAGCAGGCGCGTGATTCTGGTGCATGGCGAGCATCAGGTGAAGAGCCAGCTGGCGGCTGCATTGCACCGTCACGCTGCAGTGCATGGGGTTGAGCTCCAGGTGAGCATTGCAAAGGAGGCAAAGGGCTAG
- a CDS encoding Wzz/FepE/Etk N-terminal domain-containing protein — protein MRNVAERPNGNEDIDFSQLVRLIGQQKALVALVTIAVTLCAVAYAMLSTPFYEARVAVRTPTQDDISQVNIGRGEGTGLQLLSAKDVYSVYLSNLQSQALRRKFFQEVYLPSLADNARQGSQDQLYAEFNKTLAVTAVGPVAPDRYSVAVTLADPKVAADWVTQYVQMTSDWSKQELAKDLRADALGKADRLSRQIQAARDAARKVREDQITRLTEALNIARSVGLEKPPLISNTLSLEVSAGMEGTLAYMRGSKALEADIDNLRKRTSDDPFVSGLRDNQLTMQFYRDLHLDTDAVRLYRQDGAIEVPDRPVKPKKTLIVLLGVVAGLLLGVCLALYRGGRARSL, from the coding sequence ATGCGCAATGTAGCTGAGCGCCCGAACGGTAATGAAGACATCGATTTTTCCCAGTTGGTCCGCCTGATAGGACAGCAGAAAGCCTTGGTGGCACTGGTGACGATTGCCGTCACATTGTGTGCAGTGGCTTATGCAATGCTATCGACGCCTTTCTATGAAGCGCGGGTAGCGGTACGGACGCCGACACAAGACGATATTTCGCAAGTAAATATTGGTCGGGGTGAAGGCACCGGGCTTCAGCTTCTGAGCGCTAAAGACGTCTATAGCGTCTACCTGAGTAATTTGCAGTCCCAGGCGCTGCGCCGAAAGTTCTTCCAAGAAGTGTACCTTCCTAGCTTGGCTGATAACGCCCGTCAAGGTTCGCAAGATCAACTCTATGCAGAGTTCAATAAAACGTTAGCGGTCACTGCTGTTGGGCCCGTTGCCCCAGATCGCTATAGCGTAGCCGTAACCCTGGCGGACCCTAAAGTGGCGGCTGACTGGGTTACGCAATATGTGCAAATGACCAGCGACTGGAGTAAGCAGGAGCTGGCAAAGGACTTGCGCGCGGACGCGCTGGGCAAGGCGGATAGGCTCAGCCGCCAGATCCAAGCTGCTCGGGATGCGGCCCGCAAGGTGCGAGAAGATCAGATTACTCGGTTAACAGAAGCCTTGAACATCGCCCGGTCGGTAGGTTTGGAGAAGCCGCCGCTGATTTCCAACACGCTTTCTCTTGAGGTTTCTGCCGGTATGGAAGGAACCCTCGCGTACATGCGCGGAAGTAAAGCGCTTGAAGCGGATATCGATAATTTACGTAAACGCACGTCAGACGATCCATTTGTCAGCGGGCTACGTGACAACCAGCTGACGATGCAGTTCTATCGCGATTTGCATCTAGATACCGATGCAGTACGCCTCTATCGTCAGGATGGCGCTATTGAAGTGCCCGATCGCCCAGTCAAGCCTAAGAAAACATTAATTGTTTTGCTGGGCGTCGTGGCTGGTCTGCTACTCGGCGTATGCCTTGCGCTGTACCGAGGGGGGCGTGCACGTTCGCTATAG
- a CDS encoding O-antigen translocase, whose protein sequence is MNEASRLSRIKAGLYFGSMVLVKTLAGLLVIKMLAWKLGPEGFGLLGQLMTVVAIVGMLAGGGISNGLIRVLAKTPLATTEGQAWYASAYTLTTILCCASAVLIAALSPVLASYLVPGVGMLLFIVLAFSQALIGYGNLPLAEASSRGSSRTFSVINIAGTLAGAAMVIAAVHYGAFEEAAYSLVLMPAMVGVFALLYAVFRRRELLTSCSWSIAPERMKLLLSFSMVTLIGAVSVPLAQLFIRDVMGRAMGWEQVGQWQGVIKLSDVYMQFMGVVLINFVLPRIAAASDMRHVLKEWSGSVCALVGVLLAGFAVFYLMRDFLITLVFSSDFLPMKALLAPQMAGDVFRTIAASISYVFMARGLVRVSFAFELAQGVLLVGAFSWFFSTEGTMAPVYAHMVTYCFLSVVMAFGLLFWMRRKAQ, encoded by the coding sequence ATGAATGAGGCGTCACGTTTGTCAAGAATAAAAGCAGGCCTCTACTTTGGCTCCATGGTTCTGGTCAAGACACTTGCTGGCTTGTTGGTTATCAAGATGCTCGCCTGGAAGTTGGGGCCGGAGGGTTTTGGGCTACTGGGTCAGTTGATGACGGTGGTCGCCATCGTCGGCATGTTGGCGGGCGGTGGCATTAGCAACGGTCTTATCCGGGTGCTGGCCAAGACGCCGCTGGCTACGACTGAGGGGCAGGCCTGGTATGCCTCAGCCTATACCCTGACAACTATCCTCTGCTGCGCCTCGGCGGTTTTGATTGCTGCATTGTCCCCGGTACTCGCCAGTTACCTAGTGCCGGGCGTTGGTATGCTGCTTTTCATTGTGCTCGCTTTTAGTCAGGCGCTTATAGGCTACGGTAACCTTCCTTTGGCGGAGGCCAGCAGCCGTGGCAGCAGCCGTACATTCTCGGTTATCAACATAGCTGGCACGCTGGCAGGCGCGGCAATGGTAATCGCCGCCGTGCACTATGGCGCTTTTGAAGAAGCTGCATACTCGCTGGTGTTGATGCCGGCGATGGTTGGTGTGTTCGCGTTGTTGTATGCCGTTTTTCGTCGGCGTGAACTCCTCACCTCTTGCTCATGGTCTATAGCGCCTGAGCGCATGAAGCTGTTGCTGTCCTTCTCCATGGTCACATTGATCGGGGCAGTATCCGTCCCGCTGGCCCAGCTGTTCATACGCGATGTAATGGGGCGCGCTATGGGCTGGGAGCAGGTAGGGCAATGGCAAGGTGTGATCAAGCTTTCAGACGTCTACATGCAGTTCATGGGCGTGGTGTTGATCAATTTCGTGTTGCCGCGCATTGCAGCTGCCAGCGACATGCGGCATGTCCTGAAAGAGTGGTCGGGAAGTGTTTGCGCGCTTGTCGGGGTGCTGCTGGCAGGTTTTGCGGTGTTCTACTTGATGCGCGACTTTTTAATTACGTTGGTGTTTTCCAGTGATTTTCTGCCCATGAAAGCGCTGCTGGCGCCGCAGATGGCGGGTGATGTGTTTCGTACCATCGCGGCCTCCATTTCCTACGTGTTCATGGCACGTGGCCTGGTGCGTGTGTCGTTTGCATTCGAGCTGGCCCAGGGGGTACTCCTGGTCGGTGCATTCAGCTGGTTCTTCAGCACTGAAGGCACGATGGCTCCTGTGTATGCCCACATGGTCACCTATTGCTTCCTGTCAGTGGTAATGGCCTTTGGTTTGTTGTTTTGGATGAGAAGGAAAGCCCAGTGA
- a CDS encoding glycosyltransferase family 4 protein, translated as MNIVMLCTKFSLQENDPWLTNEMAEALQGQGHSVTVINLDWAAAAGEPDHRLRTSKGVEVISVAPLLVRSRLPMLSKVMKWAGSSLRVVKLLREVSRTRPIDLVVGFSPAVTMSLPLLWQRYRGQAKAYMVLWDFFPHHQQQIGLMPSGLVFAIAKWFESTLIRTFDHIGCMSPANIAYLKRHYRLRPSQQVHTLPIWGRNTAVMPLDRQQTREEMGLPVDRPIVVFGGQLVHGRGVEDLLQVARIAAREGSRSYYLIMGSGTLEGQVKAYLDEGHGNLSWIARVPRERYLDVAQACDVALVCTVRDVDVPSFPSKTIDYLRVGLPIVASVERSTDYGDFIVEQDVGVRVEAGEPVQLHECIEQLLADPQRLARMARRGPECMAEHFDVEHVARQLINQVGRPER; from the coding sequence GTGAATATCGTGATGCTCTGCACGAAATTTTCCTTGCAGGAGAACGATCCGTGGCTGACCAATGAAATGGCTGAAGCGTTGCAGGGGCAAGGGCATTCGGTCACGGTGATCAATCTTGATTGGGCTGCCGCGGCGGGTGAGCCGGATCATCGGCTGCGAACCTCCAAGGGAGTAGAGGTCATTTCGGTTGCACCTTTGCTTGTGCGTTCCCGGCTGCCAATGCTCTCGAAGGTGATGAAGTGGGCCGGGTCCTCGCTCAGGGTGGTGAAACTTCTGCGCGAAGTCAGCCGTACTCGCCCTATCGATCTGGTTGTCGGCTTTTCGCCTGCAGTCACCATGTCGTTGCCGTTGTTATGGCAGCGCTACAGGGGGCAGGCGAAAGCTTACATGGTGCTGTGGGACTTCTTTCCGCACCATCAACAGCAGATTGGCCTAATGCCTTCTGGGCTAGTCTTTGCCATTGCCAAATGGTTTGAGAGTACATTGATACGTACTTTCGATCATATAGGGTGCATGTCCCCCGCCAATATTGCCTACCTTAAGCGGCACTACCGTTTGCGCCCGTCTCAGCAAGTCCACACGCTGCCGATATGGGGGCGCAATACGGCTGTCATGCCTCTGGACCGTCAGCAAACCAGGGAAGAGATGGGCCTTCCGGTAGACCGCCCCATTGTGGTGTTTGGGGGGCAACTGGTGCACGGGCGGGGGGTAGAAGATTTGTTGCAAGTGGCACGGATCGCCGCACGTGAAGGCTCTCGAAGTTACTACCTCATCATGGGCAGTGGGACCTTGGAAGGCCAGGTAAAAGCCTATCTGGATGAAGGCCACGGTAACCTTTCGTGGATCGCTAGGGTGCCTCGTGAGCGCTATCTCGATGTCGCCCAGGCCTGCGATGTGGCATTGGTGTGTACCGTGCGTGATGTAGACGTGCCGAGTTTCCCTTCCAAAACCATCGACTACCTGCGTGTGGGTTTGCCGATTGTCGCTTCGGTAGAGCGCAGCACCGACTATGGCGATTTTATTGTCGAGCAGGACGTGGGCGTAAGGGTCGAGGCCGGGGAGCCTGTGCAGCTTCATGAATGCATTGAGCAGCTACTGGCAGACCCGCAGCGCCTGGCGCGTATGGCGCGTCGCGGCCCTGAATGCATGGCCGAGCACTTCGATGTCGAGCACGTTGCCCGACAGTTGATTAACCAGGTGGGACGACCGGAGCGCTAG